The Verrucomicrobiia bacterium genomic interval TTCCGCCCGCGGGTCCATCCCAGGACGTGGAGGTCACGATGGAACTCACGCCCTTGCGGCGCGGGTTCGTCCGGTTTGAAGGAGTGACGCTGGCACGGCCGGATCCTTTCGGGTTATTCCGGGCGTTCGATTCCTGTTCCGCGCCCCAAGCCCTGCTGGTGCTGCCCAAGCGCTACCCGGTTCCCCAAATCCCGCTTCCGGGAATGATGAAATACCAGCAGGGCGGCGTCGCCTTGGCGAGCAACGTCGGGCTGAGCGACGAATTTGTATCCCTGCGGGAGTACCGGCGGGGCGACCCGTTGCGGCATATTCATTGGCGCAGCTGGGCGAAGGCGGGAAAGCCGATCGTGAAAGAATTCGAGGACGAATTCTTCGTGCGCCACGCCCTGGTGCTGGACACGTTTACAGACGACCCGCAGAGCGATGCGTTCGAAGAGGCGGTTTCCGTGGCGGCCTCCTTTGCGTGTTCGCTTTCAATGCAGGAGTCTTTGCTCGATCTGTTGTTTGTCGGCACCGAGGCGTTCTGCTTCACAGCGGGGCGCGGGCTTGCGCATTCGGATCACATGCTCGAGATTCTTGCCGGTGTTTCGGCCTGCTTTGACAAACACTTCGAACAATTGGAAAACCTCGTCATTGAACATTCCAGCGCCGTCAGCGGGTGCATCTGCGTGCTCCTGGCATGGGACCGGTCGCGTCGCGCGTTCGTGCGAAAACTGCAGAACCTGGGCTTGCCACTCCTCGTGTTTGTGATCACGGAGGCGGGAAAGGCGGAGCAGGTGCGAACCGCGCGTGAGGAGGACCGGCCCGATGCGTTTTACGTGCTCGAAGTCGGGCAGGTTGAACAGGACCTTGCGAAAATTGCATGAAAACTCCCCCGTTTTTAATCGGGGCAGCGGTGGTGTTCTGGGGCTGGCAAACGGACCTGCTGCCCGTGAGCATCATCATGGCGGCCGTGCTCGAGGCGGCCCGCTTCACGCAGTCGCGATGGGAATTTTCGAATGAGGATTTCAGCCGTATCTGGACGATTTGCACGCTGCTGTTCCTGGGCATTGCGGTCTATGCGTTCACCGACAACGGCGGCCCGGCACGATTCGGCAACCTCCTTCAGAATCCCGGCCCCGCAACGCAGTCCAGCGCGGGCGCGGCGACATCGCGCACCGCCTCGACCATGCTGCGGTGGCTTCCAATGGTGTTGTTTCTCTTCGTCGCGGCACAGTTCTACAGCACACGGGAAAAGGTCCCGCTTTCAACGATCTCGCTGATCTTGCGCCGGCGCTGGCAGAAGGCTGCGAAGCTCGGCAAGCCGCTGCCCCACGATCGCGGCCTGAATGTCTCGTATCCCTATTTCGCGGTCTGCCTGTTTGCTGCGAGCGTTCACGCTTCGGACGACAACAGTTACTTCTGGGGTTTTTGCCTGCTGATGGGCTGGGCGCTCTGGATTCAACGTGTTCGCCGTTTTGCCGTTCCGATCTGGGCGGTCGTTTTGTTGTTCGTGTTCGCAGGCGGGTTCATGGGCCAGAGCGGGGTTGGGCGGCTGCAGAATTACATCCAGAACATGGACCCGCAGTGGTTCGAACGGTTTGTCCGGAGACAGGGAACCGATCCGGCGCAAAGCAAAACGCAGATCGGACGCATTGGCAGCCTGAAAATGTCCGGCAGGATCGTGGTTCGCCTCGAACCCGAGGCCGGCAGTGTTGCACCCGATTATTTGCGGGAGGCGAGTTATCGCATTTATGGCGGGTCAGCGTGGCGGGCCGGCCAGTCACGGGAAAACTTCCAGGTCGTTCCGCAGGAAACCAACAATGGCGCGTATGTCCTCGTGGGCAAACCGACATTGAACAGTGTGAAGATCGCGTCCTATCTGGATGGTTTTTCCCGCGAGTCGGGTGTGCCGGTTGGACTATTGCCGCTGCCCACCGGTGTTGGCCAGCTCGAGCAGCTGCCCGCCTTTGTCATCAAAATGAACAACCTCGGCGCCGTCCTTGCGGAGGGTCCCGGCCTGATCACCTACCGCGCCCGTTATGGAGCAGGGCCGACCGCGGATTCGCCTTTCGATCCAACGGAAATGCAATCGTTGACGAACAGCCGTTCGCGAAATCGCTCGTCCAGCCGTGAGGATCGCCCGCGGCGCGAACGCGTGGGCAACCCTGACTTGTATGTGCCAGCAGGCGAGGTGAGCGCATTGCAGCAGGTCATCGATGAACACGCTCTGCCGCCGGGGAACAGGCAGGCGGCAATGCGCGCGATCCAGGAATTCTTCGACAAGAACTTCAAATACAGCACGTGGCTGGACACCCCGGCTTCGCGTTCGACGAACAACACGCCGTTGGGATTGTTCCTGATGGAGACGCGCAGCGGGCATTGCGAGTATTTTGCGACGGCCACGGTTTTGTTGCTGCGCCAGCTGGGAATTCCGGCGCGCTACGCAGTGGGCTATGCGGTCCACGAGCAATCGGGCAGCGAGTATGTCGTGCGGCTGCGCGACGCGCATGCGTGGTGCCTTGTCTGGAATGAGCGTTCCCGCACCTGGCAGGATTTCGACACCACGCCTGCCTCGTGGGTGGAGGAGGAGGCGAAGAACGCTTCCACGTTCCAGGGAGTGTCGGATCTGTGGAACTGGCTCGGCTTTCAATTCGCCAAGTTCCGTTGGGGGCAGAGCAACGCGCGACAATATATGCTGCTGGCGCTGGTTCCTGCGACGGGATTGCTGGCCTACCAGATTTTTCGCCGGCGACGCAAGGGAGCAGGGAGCCGCGAGACTGGGCGGGCTGTGATTTGGCCCGGAGTCGATTCTGAGTTTTACGTCGTCGAGAAAAAACTAACCGACCATGGGATGGGCCGGCGGCAAAATGAGCCGCTCGCTGCGTGGCTTGAACGGGTCATCGCGGCGAAACACCTCGAGACCGCCCGCGCGCCGTTGCGGGAGCTTCTGCGATTGCACTACCGCTACCGCTTTGACCCGAGCGGACTCCCCGCGGCCGAGCGGGCGCGATTGCGCGATGTCGTCGAAACCATTCTTCAACAGCTCGCGCAGGTGGAAGCGAGCTTCCAGCGCGGGGCGTGACACCACGTTAACCCGTTCTACACGGCGCGCTGAATTTCGGCCGCATAACTCGACGCCTCGGCGCTTAAACGCTTTGCCTGTCCCGCTTGCAGGGCACATGCGCGCTCAAAGATGTCGCGCCGGAAAATATTTCGGACAACCGGCGTTCGTCGCAGGGCTGGCGCGTGCAGAATGTTTTCGTCCATCAGTTCATAGAGCTTTGTGACCACCCACGACGCCTTCGTGTCGCTTGGCTCGTTGGCGTTGAACCCGTGAAAAAGCATTCCTGATCGCGCGCTTCCGGTCGGTGCCGGGCGGTCCGCCGTCAGGCAATCCAGGAGGCAATCCCGAGGAGCATTCACGTAACGGGCGCGGCTCAGGATCTCCGCCAGGACAGGCTGGTTTGCGGGTTCATCGCAGAACGCACACGCTTCCAGCAGTGCCGCGATTACGCGCTCGTGTTCATCAGCCCGATCGGTGGCAAAATCCCTGCGACTCATGAGCACCTTCTCGGGGTGCAACGGTGCCAGGGCAGAGCTCGAGGCCAGCTTGTAGCCAATCCCAGCGTCCACCGCGAGTGTTGTCCAGGGCTCGCCGCCGCAGAAGCCATCCAGATATCCGAGCTTCAGCATGGGGAATAATTGCGCTGGAGGCACAACAACCATGCGCACCTCAATCCCTGGCAAAATCCCGCCGGCTTTCAGCCAGTCGCGCAGGACAAAGAACGACGGTGAATGCGGAAACGTGACTCCGAGCGTGAAGGTTCGGCGGCCCCACTTTGCGTAAATCAATTCGCGAAGGGCGGTCGCGTCGCGAACGCCACCTTCCCACAACTCGCGCGATATCGTGATCGCGTTCCCCTGCAGGCTGAGCACCATGCCGCTGATGCACGCGCATTCGTCGGAGTCCAAACCAATGTTGGTGATGAACGGCAGCGTCGCTGGCGCATGCGCACAGTCGAGATCGCCGTGAATCACCTTGTCGCGAATGCTTGCCCACCGCGTCTCGCGATGCAACTCAACCTGCAGTTCGTATTTCTCAAACAGACCGCTTTCGTACGCGAAAACAATCGGCGCACAGTCGGCGTCCGCGATAAACCCGATTTGCAGCAGAGGCCCGCCGCCTTTGCCAGTTCCCATCGATCCACGAGTATTCATAGGCATTTGGAATCGGGCTCTTGTTTGCCGCAGCGCGGCCGAGCGGGAAAAGCCGAAGTGCCGCGCTGCTGAGACGAGCCCGATCCCGCTACGCTCCTGAGCAGCCGCAATGCCGGGCACGCCCGAGGTGCAGGATGAGCACGCTGAACATCACTGCGGCTGCTGAAATGGGAGCTTCCACCGCGGAAGCAGGCGAGGCAGATGTGACCAGCGTGCCGCGTTATGATTGAAGATTGGATATGGGAGAGGTGGCGTCTTCTGCGCAGACTGGAAAAACTTCACTTGGGCAATGGAAAACACACCTACTGGAATCCGTAGTGCATTGCGGCAATGTTGGAGCGTGAATTGCGGCTGACATTTTTTGAGCGTGGATGCCAGTTTCCGCTTGAGAAAGAATGCTCGTGGACGATACTGACTGGCAGCGCGGCGGAAACTGAAACAACGCGCTTTGATCTTTGTAAAACAATTTCGAATCCGGCCCCGGCCGGTTCAAATTTACCCTGCCTACGCTCGTGATAAGAAACTATGTCCTTGAACCGTAGTTAATAAATCGAGGGACTTTAACCGAGGTGGTTGCCGACAGGCCTTAACTGGAAGTCGAATGCCATCCGGCGGGTCCCCACCTGTTTCCGACAAGTTCAAAGGAACTGTTAC includes:
- a CDS encoding DUF58 domain-containing protein, producing the protein MNLVFKVLYRFYRLFSGFRYRLRRRLTPAGWMVVIALGAAATMGVDTENTVAYQAFAPLLCLFLAAAAFSLIFRARFTATRQLPRFGTAGVPVQYRVQLRNLGHKTERDLTLLENLVDPRPAFAEWRAVQMANERRIRPFRLNQPRHTKPFRRTMIRDAAVPPAGPSQDVEVTMELTPLRRGFVRFEGVTLARPDPFGLFRAFDSCSAPQALLVLPKRYPVPQIPLPGMMKYQQGGVALASNVGLSDEFVSLREYRRGDPLRHIHWRSWAKAGKPIVKEFEDEFFVRHALVLDTFTDDPQSDAFEEAVSVAASFACSLSMQESLLDLLFVGTEAFCFTAGRGLAHSDHMLEILAGVSACFDKHFEQLENLVIEHSSAVSGCICVLLAWDRSRRAFVRKLQNLGLPLLVFVITEAGKAEQVRTAREEDRPDAFYVLEVGQVEQDLAKIA
- a CDS encoding transglutaminase domain-containing protein; its protein translation is MKTPPFLIGAAVVFWGWQTDLLPVSIIMAAVLEAARFTQSRWEFSNEDFSRIWTICTLLFLGIAVYAFTDNGGPARFGNLLQNPGPATQSSAGAATSRTASTMLRWLPMVLFLFVAAQFYSTREKVPLSTISLILRRRWQKAAKLGKPLPHDRGLNVSYPYFAVCLFAASVHASDDNSYFWGFCLLMGWALWIQRVRRFAVPIWAVVLLFVFAGGFMGQSGVGRLQNYIQNMDPQWFERFVRRQGTDPAQSKTQIGRIGSLKMSGRIVVRLEPEAGSVAPDYLREASYRIYGGSAWRAGQSRENFQVVPQETNNGAYVLVGKPTLNSVKIASYLDGFSRESGVPVGLLPLPTGVGQLEQLPAFVIKMNNLGAVLAEGPGLITYRARYGAGPTADSPFDPTEMQSLTNSRSRNRSSSREDRPRRERVGNPDLYVPAGEVSALQQVIDEHALPPGNRQAAMRAIQEFFDKNFKYSTWLDTPASRSTNNTPLGLFLMETRSGHCEYFATATVLLLRQLGIPARYAVGYAVHEQSGSEYVVRLRDAHAWCLVWNERSRTWQDFDTTPASWVEEEAKNASTFQGVSDLWNWLGFQFAKFRWGQSNARQYMLLALVPATGLLAYQIFRRRRKGAGSRETGRAVIWPGVDSEFYVVEKKLTDHGMGRRQNEPLAAWLERVIAAKHLETARAPLRELLRLHYRYRFDPSGLPAAERARLRDVVETILQQLAQVEASFQRGA
- a CDS encoding CmpA/NrtA family ABC transporter substrate-binding protein, producing the protein MNTRGSMGTGKGGGPLLQIGFIADADCAPIVFAYESGLFEKYELQVELHRETRWASIRDKVIHGDLDCAHAPATLPFITNIGLDSDECACISGMVLSLQGNAITISRELWEGGVRDATALRELIYAKWGRRTFTLGVTFPHSPSFFVLRDWLKAGGILPGIEVRMVVVPPAQLFPMLKLGYLDGFCGGEPWTTLAVDAGIGYKLASSSALAPLHPEKVLMSRRDFATDRADEHERVIAALLEACAFCDEPANQPVLAEILSRARYVNAPRDCLLDCLTADRPAPTGSARSGMLFHGFNANEPSDTKASWVVTKLYELMDENILHAPALRRTPVVRNIFRRDIFERACALQAGQAKRLSAEASSYAAEIQRAV